One Candidatus Krumholzibacteriota bacterium genomic window carries:
- a CDS encoding TolC family protein: MRPNRHTIRRRRRAAALLAIAIAVAAAPGARGAEQIDLARALEIAMSNSPTIRRQQNALERSQENLNRQRARLRTSFSLSVTPIDYSERTNFNELFSTFYDTRTTTSSGTFTISQPIKLTDGTLYLADNLSYRDSYSGFTDETDISYSNSLSLNYRQPLFTYNATRMDTRRLELALENTELSYAIAVLQLESNVMNDFYGVYKAGEELAIQEEQLAAKEESYGIARQKADAGLMALEALYQEEVGLAQTRSSIETSRVTYQSRLDGFKRLIGLPIDEEIEIAADIGYEPVSVDYEQALSYGLSHRMELRQRAIALQSAMDDVVQAGADNEFEGALELSYGTFGTSGKLADVYDEPEKDRGFAITFEIPIWDWGAKKSGIRAAETSLRDAEIDLEELKTDIVIDIRSAWRNVEAAARQIELKKIEVRNARFTYDIALENYRNGDISSYDLSQQQTQFTQARLDETQALIDYRLALLEMKITSLWDFEKERPAVDARALR; encoded by the coding sequence ATGAGACCGAACAGGCACACGATACGCCGCCGGCGGCGAGCCGCCGCGCTTCTTGCGATCGCGATCGCCGTCGCCGCCGCGCCGGGGGCGCGAGGGGCGGAGCAAATCGACCTCGCGCGGGCGCTCGAGATCGCCATGTCGAACAGTCCGACGATCAGGAGGCAGCAGAACGCCCTCGAGCGGAGCCAGGAGAATCTCAACCGGCAGCGTGCGCGCCTGCGCACGAGCTTCTCGCTCTCGGTGACGCCGATCGACTACAGCGAGCGGACGAACTTCAACGAGCTCTTCTCGACCTTCTACGATACGCGGACGACAACGTCGTCGGGGACCTTCACGATCAGCCAGCCGATCAAGCTCACCGACGGCACCCTCTACCTCGCCGACAACCTCAGCTACCGCGATTCCTACAGCGGATTCACCGACGAGACGGACATCTCGTACAGCAACAGCCTCAGCCTCAACTACCGCCAGCCCCTCTTCACCTACAACGCGACGAGGATGGATACGAGGCGGCTCGAGCTCGCCCTCGAGAACACCGAGCTCTCCTACGCGATCGCGGTGCTCCAGCTCGAGTCGAACGTGATGAACGATTTCTACGGGGTCTACAAGGCGGGCGAGGAGCTGGCGATCCAGGAGGAGCAGCTTGCCGCCAAGGAGGAGAGCTACGGGATCGCCCGGCAGAAGGCGGACGCGGGCCTGATGGCCCTCGAGGCCCTCTACCAGGAGGAGGTGGGGCTCGCCCAGACCCGCTCGAGCATCGAGACGAGCCGGGTCACCTATCAGTCGCGCCTCGACGGCTTCAAGAGGCTGATCGGCCTCCCCATCGACGAGGAGATCGAGATCGCCGCCGATATCGGGTACGAGCCGGTCTCCGTCGATTACGAGCAGGCCCTCTCGTACGGGCTCTCCCATCGCATGGAGCTGCGCCAGCGGGCGATCGCCCTCCAAAGCGCGATGGACGACGTCGTCCAGGCGGGCGCGGACAACGAGTTCGAGGGCGCGCTCGAGCTCTCCTACGGCACCTTCGGAACGAGCGGCAAGCTGGCCGACGTCTACGACGAGCCGGAGAAAGACCGGGGCTTCGCGATCACCTTCGAGATCCCGATCTGGGACTGGGGGGCGAAGAAATCGGGGATCCGCGCCGCGGAGACGAGCCTGCGCGACGCCGAGATCGATCTCGAGGAGCTCAAGACGGACATCGTCATCGACATCCGCTCCGCCTGGCGCAACGTCGAGGCGGCGGCCCGCCAGATCGAGCTGAAGAAGATCGAGGTGCGCAACGCCCGGTTCACCTACGATATCGCCCTCGAGAACTACCGGAACGGCGACATATCGAGCTATGACCTCAGCCAGCAGCAGACGCAGTTCACGCAGGCGCGTCTCGACGAGACGCAGGCGCTCATCGACTACCGCCTCGCCCTGCTCGAGATGAAGATCACGTCCCTTTGGGATTTCGAGAAGGAACGCCCCGCCGTCGACGCGCGGGCGCTGCGTTGA
- a CDS encoding efflux RND transporter periplasmic adaptor subunit, with amino-acid sequence MTHKTRTLHVAGLLAVAAALFLASCGGSGDEEATEIAVSVSVEEIRPGSIETFIEATGTAAAIGEAQLLSEKAGNYRLLKNPVTGRAWAPGDRVEAGAALVRLENPEEENSIAIDARKLAFENAERELEKQRSLYEKGGVTLTELNQAEENWLNAKYAYGNARINLAKLTVTSPIAGVLTSLPYRTPGVRVDAGTEIASVMDFRRLVLDVALPGKDLDRVKRGLDVRVTSYAVSGDTLAGTVERVGPAIDPATRTFATSIVVENPDLRFRPGMFVRAEVVTARRDSTIVIPKNIILSQREGKVVYIVEKGAARRRRLTTGLENPTHVEVVDGLAENERVVVKGFETLRNGAKVKIVR; translated from the coding sequence ATGACCCACAAAACCAGGACGTTGCACGTGGCGGGGCTTCTCGCGGTCGCCGCGGCCCTTTTTCTCGCCTCCTGCGGCGGATCGGGGGATGAGGAGGCGACCGAGATCGCCGTATCCGTTTCCGTCGAGGAGATACGCCCCGGCTCGATAGAGACCTTCATCGAGGCGACCGGGACGGCGGCCGCGATCGGCGAGGCGCAGCTCCTCTCCGAGAAGGCGGGCAACTACCGGCTGCTGAAGAACCCGGTTACCGGCCGGGCATGGGCGCCGGGGGACCGCGTGGAGGCGGGGGCGGCCCTCGTCCGGCTCGAGAATCCCGAGGAGGAGAACTCGATCGCGATCGACGCGAGGAAACTCGCGTTCGAGAACGCCGAGCGCGAGCTCGAGAAGCAGCGCTCCCTCTACGAGAAGGGGGGCGTGACCCTCACCGAGCTCAACCAGGCGGAGGAGAACTGGCTCAACGCGAAGTACGCGTACGGGAACGCGCGGATCAATCTCGCCAAGCTCACCGTCACCTCGCCGATCGCCGGCGTGCTCACCTCCCTTCCGTACCGCACGCCCGGCGTGCGGGTCGACGCGGGGACGGAGATCGCGTCGGTCATGGACTTCCGGCGGCTCGTCCTCGATGTCGCCCTGCCCGGGAAGGACCTGGATCGCGTGAAACGCGGGCTCGACGTTCGCGTGACGAGCTACGCCGTATCGGGGGACACGCTCGCCGGCACGGTCGAACGGGTGGGGCCGGCGATCGATCCGGCGACGAGGACCTTTGCCACGTCGATCGTCGTCGAGAACCCCGATCTCCGCTTCCGCCCGGGGATGTTCGTCCGGGCCGAGGTCGTCACGGCCCGCCGGGACAGCACGATCGTCATTCCGAAAAACATCATCCTCTCCCAGCGGGAAGGCAAGGTCGTCTACATCGTCGAGAAGGGGGCGGCGCGGAGACGCCGCCTCACGACGGGCCTCGAGAATCCCACCCACGTCGAGGTCGTCGACGGGCTCGCCGAGAACGAGCGGGTCGTCGTCAAGGGATTCGAGACGCTCCGCAACGGCGCCAAGGTGAAGATCGTCCGGTAA
- a CDS encoding efflux RND transporter permease subunit, whose amino-acid sequence MKSIATFSVRHPVAVVMIALGILLLGYISFTRLGIDLFPALDSPRLFVELETAEMPPGEVEERFVEGLEAAASQQADVVRVTSVTRVGASRVTVEYSWSADMDEAFLNLQKAVTQVSRMEDVEELVITQHDPNAEPVVTLALLHPEIDDMDVLRRAAESHVRSELVRIEGIAEVEISGDEEREVVVETDPYLLEAYGLTTSAIASRIEAMNADATGGSIVELGREYVIRGMGTFESIEDIENAVVTYVSPEAAAGGGAPAGNAAAGSTGRVPVYLEDVARVSLRNRDPESIVRVDGRRCVGLDVYKETRFNTVQAARAVIGELDGLRAGLPGYELVVVRDQGAYITGAIDEVKQALLFGILLAVAVLYVFLRRIGTTAIVCVAIPISIVATFNLMYFTGLTLNIMTLGGLALGAGMLVDNAIVVVENILRRREEGKGAGEAAIEGTSQVAGAITASTITTIVVFLPIVYLHGAAGALFREQAWTVAFALVSSLVVAVLIIPMLAGRFLRGGPAAAPRSIRFGGYGRLLGALLDRRRLVIGLAALLVAGAAALLPFVGSEFIPGSGTGEYTLELTLPEGTTLARTAAAVETVEEMIRERFGDEVTSIYSRVGPGTGMIRTETSVFEDENTAVIRIVTAAGGEAASGMTAAIDAMIGDIPEVDGRFVQDRSALQTTLGTESSPVVVEVRGPDLDVLADLARSIKEILAAIPGLANVATSFEEGRPEVRVAVDRRRAGHFDVDVGSIASQLRNRLDGTDAGEWESGGEETPIVLRQPDVGIDGLGDIVLEGAGGGEVRLVEVADIGLGQAPREIRRRDQERVGRVTADRSDDRAFDRLVAGVRERIAADVDLPPGYRLEITGEELLRQESFRSLRFALVLSVVLVYMVLAAQFESLRHPFTILLTIPLAGVGAVFAFLLLGRTLDVMAYIGIIMLAGIAVNDSIILVDAIGGLRRGGMSIRDAIVEAGVRRIRPIVMTSVTTILALLPLTLGFGEGASLRAPMAVAVIGGLVTSTLLTLAVIPCVYHVIDGLGRGE is encoded by the coding sequence ATGAAAAGCATCGCGACATTCTCCGTGCGGCACCCGGTGGCGGTCGTCATGATCGCCCTCGGCATCCTTTTGCTCGGCTACATCTCCTTCACCCGTCTCGGGATCGACCTCTTTCCCGCCCTCGATTCCCCGCGGCTCTTCGTCGAGCTCGAGACGGCCGAGATGCCGCCGGGGGAGGTCGAGGAGCGCTTCGTCGAGGGGCTCGAGGCGGCGGCCTCCCAGCAGGCCGACGTCGTCCGGGTCACCTCGGTCACCCGCGTCGGCGCCTCGCGCGTCACCGTCGAGTACTCGTGGAGCGCCGACATGGACGAGGCGTTCCTCAACCTCCAGAAGGCGGTCACGCAGGTGTCGCGCATGGAGGACGTCGAGGAGCTCGTCATCACCCAGCACGATCCGAACGCCGAGCCGGTCGTCACCCTCGCCCTGCTGCACCCCGAGATCGACGACATGGACGTCCTTCGCCGCGCGGCCGAGTCGCACGTGCGCAGCGAGCTCGTCCGCATCGAGGGGATCGCCGAGGTGGAGATCTCCGGCGACGAGGAGAGGGAGGTCGTCGTCGAGACCGATCCCTACCTCCTCGAGGCGTACGGACTGACGACGTCGGCGATCGCGAGCCGCATCGAGGCGATGAACGCCGACGCGACGGGGGGCTCGATCGTCGAGCTGGGGCGCGAGTACGTGATCAGGGGCATGGGGACCTTCGAATCGATCGAGGACATCGAAAACGCCGTCGTGACCTACGTTTCGCCGGAGGCGGCCGCGGGAGGCGGCGCCCCGGCGGGGAATGCCGCGGCGGGGTCGACAGGCCGGGTGCCCGTCTACCTCGAGGACGTCGCACGGGTGAGTTTGCGCAACCGCGACCCGGAGAGCATCGTCCGCGTCGACGGCAGGCGCTGCGTGGGGCTCGACGTCTACAAGGAGACGCGGTTCAACACGGTGCAGGCGGCGCGGGCCGTGATCGGGGAGCTCGACGGCCTCCGCGCGGGCCTCCCCGGCTACGAGCTCGTCGTCGTCCGCGACCAGGGGGCCTACATCACGGGGGCGATCGACGAGGTCAAGCAGGCCCTCCTCTTCGGGATCCTTCTCGCCGTGGCCGTCCTCTACGTCTTCCTCCGCCGCATCGGCACCACGGCGATCGTCTGCGTGGCGATACCGATATCGATCGTGGCCACCTTCAATCTCATGTACTTCACGGGCCTCACCCTCAACATCATGACGCTCGGCGGTCTCGCCCTCGGGGCGGGCATGCTCGTGGACAACGCGATCGTCGTCGTCGAGAACATCCTGCGCCGGCGGGAGGAAGGGAAGGGGGCCGGCGAGGCGGCGATCGAGGGGACGAGCCAGGTGGCCGGGGCCATCACCGCCTCGACGATCACGACGATCGTCGTCTTCCTGCCGATCGTCTACCTGCACGGCGCGGCAGGCGCCCTCTTCCGCGAGCAGGCGTGGACGGTCGCCTTCGCCCTCGTCTCCTCCCTCGTCGTGGCGGTCCTCATCATCCCGATGCTCGCCGGCCGTTTTCTCCGGGGCGGCCCGGCGGCGGCGCCGCGATCGATCCGCTTCGGCGGCTACGGGCGCCTGCTCGGCGCGCTCCTCGACAGGCGCCGTCTCGTCATCGGCCTCGCGGCGCTCCTCGTGGCCGGCGCGGCGGCGCTGCTGCCTTTCGTCGGGAGCGAGTTCATCCCCGGCTCCGGGACGGGCGAGTACACCCTCGAGCTCACGCTTCCCGAGGGAACGACCCTCGCGCGGACGGCCGCGGCGGTCGAGACGGTCGAGGAAATGATCCGCGAGCGGTTCGGCGACGAGGTGACCTCGATCTACAGCCGGGTCGGTCCCGGAACGGGGATGATCCGCACCGAGACGTCGGTCTTCGAGGACGAGAACACCGCGGTGATCCGGATCGTTACGGCCGCCGGCGGCGAGGCGGCGAGCGGGATGACCGCGGCGATCGACGCGATGATCGGGGACATCCCCGAGGTGGATGGGCGGTTCGTCCAGGACCGCTCGGCCCTCCAGACGACGCTCGGCACGGAGTCCTCGCCCGTCGTCGTCGAGGTGCGGGGGCCCGATCTCGACGTTCTCGCCGATCTCGCCCGGTCGATCAAGGAGATCCTCGCGGCGATCCCCGGGCTCGCCAATGTCGCGACGAGCTTCGAGGAAGGGCGGCCCGAGGTGCGCGTGGCCGTCGACCGCCGCCGCGCGGGGCACTTCGACGTCGACGTGGGCTCGATCGCCTCGCAGCTGCGCAACCGCCTCGACGGCACCGACGCCGGCGAGTGGGAGAGCGGGGGCGAGGAGACGCCCATCGTCCTCCGCCAGCCCGACGTGGGGATCGACGGTCTCGGCGACATCGTCCTCGAGGGGGCGGGCGGCGGGGAGGTGCGCCTCGTCGAGGTCGCCGACATCGGTCTCGGGCAGGCGCCGCGCGAGATACGCAGGCGCGACCAGGAGCGCGTCGGGCGGGTCACGGCCGACCGGTCCGACGACCGCGCCTTCGACCGTCTCGTGGCGGGGGTGCGCGAGCGCATCGCCGCGGACGTCGACCTGCCGCCGGGATACCGCCTCGAGATCACCGGCGAGGAGCTGCTGCGGCAGGAGAGCTTCCGGTCGCTCCGCTTCGCCCTCGTCCTCTCGGTCGTCCTCGTCTACATGGTCCTCGCAGCCCAGTTCGAATCGCTCCGCCACCCCTTCACGATCCTGCTGACGATCCCGCTCGCCGGCGTCGGGGCCGTCTTCGCCTTCCTCCTCCTCGGGCGGACGCTGGACGTGATGGCCTACATCGGGATCATCATGCTCGCGGGGATCGCCGTGAACGACTCGATCATCCTCGTCGACGCGATCGGCGGACTCCGGCGCGGCGGGATGTCGATACGGGACGCGATCGTCGAGGCGGGGGTCCGGCGGATCAGGCCGATCGTCATGACGAGCGTGACGACGATCCTCGCCCTCCTCCCCCTCACGCTGGGATTCGGGGAGGGCGCCTCGCTGCGCGCCCCGATGGCGGTGGCAGTCATCGGGGGGCTCGTCACCTCGACCCTCCTGACCCTCGCCGTGATCCCCTGCGTCTACCACGTCATCGACGGCCTCGGAAGGGGTGAATAG